A single Lactuca sativa cultivar Salinas chromosome 8, Lsat_Salinas_v11, whole genome shotgun sequence DNA region contains:
- the LOC111902549 gene encoding metal tolerance protein C2 produces the protein MERSGVSDQHTDSRYPFDYQKLEAETPRSWNAGDFDRRFAFSRQTSFRQSGEQPPHTPVSIITNNHSSKKPILSRTSSKIDIFPTTKVFPQQREYGGDRIWMEEDFSSFSKSEKFSISAFLLSFYNAIRSGNRPMKRLVLLISLNVACSTAELLIGLLSGRAGLVSDAFHLTFGCGLLTFSLFAMAASRRKADRIYTYGYKRLEVLSAFTNSLFLLFMAFSLAVEALHAFVQDESEHKHYLIISAVTNLFVNLIGIWFFRSYARVSLVYRNAEDMNYHSVCLHVVADSIRSAGLILASWLLSLGVENAEVLCLGLVSCSIFMLAMPLFKTSSGILLQESPPSIHSSALAKCWRQVASLEDVEVSEARFWEFVPGHVVGSVSLQVKEGVDEKAIVGFVRDLYHDLGVQDFTLQLDTSA, from the exons ATGGAAAGATCGGGGGTTTCTGATCAGCATACCGATTCAAGATACCCTTTCGATTATCAGAAACTAGAAGCCGAGACACCTCGCTCGTGGAACGCCGGTGATTTCGACCGGCGATTCGCGTTTTCCCGGCAAACTTCGTTTCGCCAGTCCGGTGAACAGCCTCCTCACACGCCAGTATCGATAATTACTAACAATCATTCTTCGAAGAAGCCTATACTTTCTCGTACTTCATCTAAGATTGACATATTTCCGACAACGAAGGTTTTTCCGCAGCAACGGGAATATGGAGGTGATAGAATATGGATGGAAGAAGATTTTTCCTCTTTCAGTAAAagtgaaaagttttcaatttcagcctttcttctttctttctataATGCTATTAGATCGGGAAATAGGCCGATGAAGAGACTGGTTTTGTTGATTTCACTTAACGTGGCCTGTTCTACTGCCGAATTGCTTATTGGTCTTCTATCGGGTCGAGCAG GTTTGGTATCAGATGCATTTCATTTGACGTTTGGCTGTGGCCTTTTGACATTTTCTTTATTTGCCATGGCTGCTTCTAGGAGAAAGGCTGATCGAATCTACACTTATGG GTACAAAAGGCTAGAAGTTTTATCAGCTTTTACCAATTCT CTATTTCTTTTGTTTATGGCGTTTTCCTTGGCTGTTGAAGCACTTCATGCTTTTGTACAAGATGAATCTGAGCACAA GCATTACTTGATCATTTCTGCAGTAACTAACCTGTTTGTGAATCTCATTGGCATTTGGTTCTTCAGGAGTTATGCTCGTGTTAGTCTTG TTTATAGAAATGCTGAGGATATGAACTACCACTCAGTTTGCTTGCATGTTGTTGCTGATTCCATTCGTAG TGCAGGTTTGATTTTGGCATCTTGGCTATTGAGCCTTGG aGTTGAAAATGCTGAAGTTTTGTGTTTAGGATTAGTTTCATGTTCTATTTTTATGCTTGCGATGCCACTCTTCAAAACAAGCAGTGGCATCCTTCTTCAAGAGTCACCACCCAGTATTCATTCCTCTGCATTGGCCAAATGCTGGAGACAG gTGGCGTCTCTTGAAGATGTTGAAGTATCTGAAGCGCGGTTTTGGGAATTCGTGCCAGGTCATGTGGTTGGATCAGTATCACTGCAG GTGAAAGAGGGGGTGGATGAAAAAGCGATAGTTGGTTTTGTACGTGATTTGTATCATGATTTAGGAGTACAAGATTTCACACTTCAGTTGGACACGTCAGCATGA